From one Bradyrhizobium sp. Ash2021 genomic stretch:
- a CDS encoding YoaK family protein — protein sequence MLDSRRNVALACALSALAGYVDAIGFLHLGGLFVSFMSGNSTRMGVSLAEGHWLNAAVALGLIALFVIGAAAGSLIVLGRGAHRQPLVLLTEALLLAGAALAYTFGLPNVAVATIVLAMGLENAVFQIDGGAGLGLTYVTGALVKVGQLVAAALTGGARWAWAPNLLLWAALVTGALCGALAYHWINLAAIWFAAAIALALSGIVAATAR from the coding sequence GTGCTTGATTCCCGCCGCAACGTCGCGCTCGCCTGTGCGCTGAGCGCGCTGGCCGGCTATGTCGATGCCATCGGCTTCCTGCATCTCGGCGGCCTGTTCGTTTCCTTCATGAGCGGCAACTCGACGCGGATGGGCGTCAGCCTGGCCGAAGGGCACTGGCTGAACGCGGCCGTGGCGCTCGGGCTGATCGCGCTGTTCGTGATCGGCGCTGCCGCCGGCAGCCTGATCGTGCTCGGCCGCGGCGCCCATCGCCAGCCCTTGGTGCTGCTGACGGAGGCGTTGTTGCTTGCTGGCGCCGCGCTCGCCTACACGTTCGGTCTGCCGAATGTCGCCGTTGCCACCATCGTGCTGGCGATGGGGCTTGAGAACGCGGTGTTCCAGATCGATGGCGGCGCCGGGCTCGGCCTCACTTATGTTACCGGCGCGCTGGTCAAGGTCGGCCAGCTGGTAGCGGCGGCGCTGACCGGCGGCGCGCGCTGGGCCTGGGCGCCGAACCTGTTACTGTGGGCGGCGCTGGTGACGGGGGCTCTGTGCGGCGCGCTCGCCTATCACTGGATCAATCTCGCCGCGATCTGGTTTGCCGCCGCCATCGCGCTGGCGCTGAGCGGGATCGTCGCCGCGACGGCGCGATAG
- a CDS encoding shikimate dehydrogenase codes for MTSGTRPRAACLIGWPAAHSRSPLIHHYWLRTLGIEGGYVIEAVPPDEFGDFVFRLSLRGFVGANVTIPHKERALALSKPDARARAVGAANTLWFQDGELCSTNTDVEGFINNLDAGTPGWDKATDALVLGAGGAARAVVFGLIERGIQRVHLANRTLERAGALAEQFGPRVLPVAWEAIGDLLPRAGLLVNTTSLGMHGQPALELNVGLMPAEAVVADLVYVPLETPLLAASRARGLRTADGLGMLLHQAVRGFELWFGQRPQVTSELRALIEADLTHA; via the coding sequence ATGACATCAGGAACAAGACCCCGCGCCGCATGTCTGATCGGCTGGCCGGCGGCGCATTCGCGCTCGCCGCTGATCCATCATTACTGGCTGCGAACGCTCGGCATCGAGGGCGGCTACGTCATCGAAGCGGTGCCGCCCGACGAGTTCGGGGATTTTGTCTTTCGGCTTTCGCTCCGCGGCTTTGTCGGCGCCAATGTCACCATTCCGCACAAGGAGCGGGCGCTGGCGCTGTCCAAGCCGGACGCGCGCGCCCGCGCCGTCGGCGCCGCCAACACGCTGTGGTTCCAGGACGGCGAATTGTGTTCGACCAACACCGACGTCGAAGGCTTTATCAACAATCTCGATGCCGGCACGCCCGGCTGGGACAAGGCGACGGATGCGCTGGTGCTGGGCGCCGGCGGCGCGGCGCGCGCGGTCGTATTCGGGCTGATCGAGCGCGGCATCCAGCGCGTGCATCTGGCTAACCGCACCCTGGAGCGCGCCGGCGCGCTGGCCGAGCAATTCGGCCCGCGCGTGTTGCCGGTCGCGTGGGAAGCGATCGGCGATTTGCTGCCGCGCGCGGGGCTTTTGGTCAATACGACGTCGCTCGGGATGCACGGCCAGCCCGCGCTCGAATTGAATGTCGGCCTGATGCCGGCGGAAGCCGTCGTCGCCGATCTCGTCTATGTGCCGCTGGAAACGCCGTTGCTGGCAGCATCGCGGGCGCGGGGATTGAGGACCGCCGACGGGCTCGGCATGCTGCTGCACCAGGCGGTGCGCGGGTTCGAATTGTGGTTCGGGCAGCGGCCGCAGGTCACATCAGAACTTCGTGCGCTGATCGAGGCTGATCTCACGCACGCGTGA